In Elephas maximus indicus isolate mEleMax1 chromosome 7, mEleMax1 primary haplotype, whole genome shotgun sequence, the following proteins share a genomic window:
- the FHIP1B gene encoding FHF complex subunit HOOK interacting protein 1B isoform X4 codes for MERMNWLSRLASRGPGHRVPPGASLQTPVMADPETCLMVFKNHWSQVVRILERRGPRAAPGGTDDLSAVCNHTYQMLTLLAEDRAVPSAPTAPGPLLEFALREDLLTRVLAWQLQWDELGDGVEERRAEQLKLFEMLVSEARQPLLRHGPVREALLVLLDACGRPVPSSPALDEGLVLLLSQLCVCVAREPSLLEFFLQPPPEPGAAPRLLLFSRLVPFVHREGTLGQQARDALLLLMALSAGSPTVGRYIADHSYFCPVLATGLSALYSSLPRKIEVPGDDWHCLRREDWLGVPALALFMSSLEFCNAVIQVAHPLVQKQLVDYIHNGFLVPVMGPALHKTSVEEMIASTAYLELFLRSISEPALLRTFLRFLLLHRHDTHTILDTLVARIGSNSRLCMVSLSLFRTLLNLSCEDVLLQLVLRYLVPCNHVMLSQKPAVRDVDLYGRAADKFLSLIPRCCRHRAPSPPRPEHASWARGGPCREAGRREDTTGPGSPSVDSSSVVTVPRPSTPSRLAFFLRQQSLGGSEPPAPAPRSPGLAASPASSPSRRPSPAEEPGELEDNYLEYLREARRGVDRCVRACRTWSAPYDGERPPPEPSPIGSRTKKRSLLPEEDRDNVGEGEEEELGSGGLAGGAGGDPGHLPPPQLNGVPGPWPDGAKKVRRVPEEGAGELLEGTSEGMAGLEGFGQELQELEVALSNGGAGTEPPLEPPLPLEEEEAYENFSCPPEPPGPFLSSPLRTLNQLPSQPFTGPFMAVLFAKLENMLQNSVYVNFLLTGLVAQLACHPQPLLRSFLLNTNMVFQPSVKSLLQVLGSVKNKIESFAASQEDFPALLSKAKKYLIARGKLDWAEGPAAGPVPRRSDPLEP; via the exons ATGGAGAGGATGAATTGGCTGAGCAGACTGGCCTCCCGGGGCCCTGGGCACCGTGTACCTCCGGGGGCCAGTCTGCAGACCCCTGTCATGGCTGACCCTGAAACCTGCCTCATGGTCTTTAAGAATCACTGGTCCCAG GTGGTGCGAATTCTGGAGCGGCGAGGCCCTAGGGCAGCTCCTGGGGGTACAGATGATCTCAGTGCTGTGTGCAACCACACTTATCAGATGCTGACACTGTTGGCAGAGGATCGTGCAGTCCCTTCAGCACCCACAGCCCCTGGGCCCCTGCTGGAGTTTGCTCTGCGTGAGGATCTGCTGACCCGTGTATTGGCATGGCAGCTGCAATGGGATGAGCTTGGAGATGGGGTTGAGGAACGGCGGGCTGAACAGCTGAAACTATTTGAGATGCTAGTGAGCGAAGCTCGCCAGCCATTATTGCGGCATGGTCCAGTTCGAGAAGCTCTGCTGGTCCTACTGGATGCCTGCGGCCGCCCTGTGCCCAGTAGCCCAGCACTGGATGAAGGCCTGGTGCTACTCCTCAgccagctctgtgtgtgtgtggcccgGGAGCCTTCATTGCTTGAGTTCTTCCTGCAGCCACCTCCTGAGCCTGGAGCTGCCCCTcgtcttcttctcttttctcgCCTTGTCCCCTTTGTCCATCGAGAGGGCACTCTGGGTCAGCAGGCCCGTGATGCCCTACTCCTGCTCATGGCTCTGTCAGCTGGGAGCCCCACTGTGGGCCGCTACATCGCAGATCACTCTTACTTCTGCCCG GTGCTGGCCACAGGACTGAGTGCCCTGTATTCCTCACTGCCCCGAAAGATTGAGGTTCCAGGAGATGATTGGCATTGCCTGCGACGAGAGGACTGGCTGGGAGTGCCAGCTCTTGCGCTGTTCATGAGCTCCCTAGAGTTCTGCAATGCAGTTATTCAG GTGGCTCACCCCCTGGtgcagaagcagctggtagattataTCCATAATGGGTTCCTGGTGCCTGTCATGGGCCCTGCCCTGCACAAG acCTCTGTGGAGGAGATGATCGCCAGTACCGCCTATCTGGAACTTTTCCTACGGAGTATCTCAGAGCCTGCCTTGCTCCGTACCTTCCTGCGATTCCTGCTGTTACACCGGCATGACACCCACACCATCCTTGACACCCTTGTTGCCCGTATTGGCAGCAACTCCCGG ctctgcATGGTTTCTCTGAGTCTCTTCAGGACCCTACTGAACCTCAGCTGTGAGGATGTCCTACTGCAGCTGGTTCTCAG GTATCTTGTCCCATGTAACCACGTGATGCTGAGCCAGAAGCCAGCTGTGCGTGATGTGGACTTATATGGGCGAGCAGCTGACAAGTTTCTCTCCCTAATCCCACGCTGTTGTCGGCACCGTGCCCCTAGCCCACCCCGTCCAGAGCATGCCTCGTGGGCACGAGGTGGGCCTTGCAGAGAGGCAGGGAGAAGGGAGGACACCACGG GCCCTGGAAGCCCGAGTGTTGATTCCTCTTCTGTTGTGACGGTGCCCCGGCCCTCTACACCATCTCGTCTGGCCTTCTTCTTGCGGCAGCAGAGCCTGGGTGGCTCTGaacccccagccccagctcctcGCTCCCCAGGGCTTGCCGCATCCCCAGCCTCCAGCCCTAGCCGACGGCCCAGCCCTGCAGAGGAGCCTGGTGAGCTGGAAGACAATTACCTGGAGTATCTGCGTGAGGCACGTCGTGGCGTAGACCGCTGTGTCCGAGCCTGCCGTACCTGGTCTGCCCCCTATGATGGCGAGAGGCCCCCTCCTGAGCCCAGTCCTATTGGCTCCCGGACTAAGAAACGCAGCCTACTGCCTGAGGAGGACAGGGACAAtgtgggggaaggggaggaggaagagctGGGGAGTGGGGGACTGGCTGGGGGTGCAGGGGGGGACCCTGgccacctgccccctccccagctcAATGGGGTGCCAGGACCATGGCCAGATGGGGCCAAGAAGGTTCGCCGGGTGCCAGAGGAGGGAGCTGGGGAACTGCTGGAGGGTACCTCCGAGGGCATGGCAGGACTAGAGGGCTTTGGGCAGGAGCTCCAGGAGCTGGAGGTGGCATTGAGCAATGGAGGGGCTGGCACAGAGCCCCCCCTAGAGCCTCCACTACCTCTTGAGGAGGAGGAGGCCTACGAGAACTTCAGCTGCCCCCCTGAGCCCCCTGGCCCCTTCCTCAGCAGCCCTTTGCGGACTCTCAACCAGCTGCCAAGCCAGCCCTTTACTG GCCCCTTCATGGCTGTGCTCTTTGCCAAACTCGAGAACATGCTGCAGAACTCCGTCTATGTCAACTTCCTGCTGACGGGGCTGGTGGCCCAGCTGGCCTGTCACccccagcccttgctccgctCTTTCCTGCTCAACACCAACATGGTCTTCCAGCCCAGTGTCAAGTCCCTGCTGCAG GTGCTGGGCTCTGTGAAGAATAAGATTGAGAGCTTCGCCGCCTCCCAGGAGGacttcccagcactgctttccaaAGCCAAGAAGTACCTCATTGCCCGTGGCAAGCTGGACTGGGCTGAGGGGCCTGCAGCAGGACCTGTCCCCCGCCGCTCTGATCCTCTAG AACCCTAG
- the FHIP1B gene encoding FHF complex subunit HOOK interacting protein 1B isoform X1, with the protein MERMNWLSRLASRGPGHRVPPGASLQTPVMADPETCLMVFKNHWSQVVRILERRGPRAAPGGTDDLSAVCNHTYQMLTLLAEDRAVPSAPTAPGPLLEFALREDLLTRVLAWQLQWDELGDGVEERRAEQLKLFEMLVSEARQPLLRHGPVREALLVLLDACGRPVPSSPALDEGLVLLLSQLCVCVAREPSLLEFFLQPPPEPGAAPRLLLFSRLVPFVHREGTLGQQARDALLLLMALSAGSPTVGRYIADHSYFCPVLATGLSALYSSLPRKIEVPGDDWHCLRREDWLGVPALALFMSSLEFCNAVIQVAHPLVQKQLVDYIHNGFLVPVMGPALHKTSVEEMIASTAYLELFLRSISEPALLRTFLRFLLLHRHDTHTILDTLVARIGSNSRLCMVSLSLFRTLLNLSCEDVLLQLVLRYLVPCNHVMLSQKPAVRDVDLYGRAADKFLSLIPRCCRHRAPSPPRPEHASWARGGPCREAGRREDTTGPGSPSVDSSSVVTVPRPSTPSRLAFFLRQQSLGGSEPPAPAPRSPGLAASPASSPSRRPSPAEEPGELEDNYLEYLREARRGVDRCVRACRTWSAPYDGERPPPEPSPIGSRTKKRSLLPEEDRDNVGEGEEEELGSGGLAGGAGGDPGHLPPPQLNGVPGPWPDGAKKVRRVPEEGAGELLEGTSEGMAGLEGFGQELQELEVALSNGGAGTEPPLEPPLPLEEEEAYENFSCPPEPPGPFLSSPLRTLNQLPSQPFTGPFMAVLFAKLENMLQNSVYVNFLLTGLVAQLACHPQPLLRSFLLNTNMVFQPSVKSLLQVLGSVKNKIESFAASQEDFPALLSKAKKYLIARGKLDWAEGPAAGPVPRRSDPLVKSRRPSLGELLLRHAHSPTRARQAAQLVLQPGRDGAGLGLGGGSPGASTPVLLPRGGAPERQGEALRVKNAVYCAVIFPEFLKELAAISQAHAVTSPFLLDTSEEGSAPSVSGFGPLNP; encoded by the exons ATGGAGAGGATGAATTGGCTGAGCAGACTGGCCTCCCGGGGCCCTGGGCACCGTGTACCTCCGGGGGCCAGTCTGCAGACCCCTGTCATGGCTGACCCTGAAACCTGCCTCATGGTCTTTAAGAATCACTGGTCCCAG GTGGTGCGAATTCTGGAGCGGCGAGGCCCTAGGGCAGCTCCTGGGGGTACAGATGATCTCAGTGCTGTGTGCAACCACACTTATCAGATGCTGACACTGTTGGCAGAGGATCGTGCAGTCCCTTCAGCACCCACAGCCCCTGGGCCCCTGCTGGAGTTTGCTCTGCGTGAGGATCTGCTGACCCGTGTATTGGCATGGCAGCTGCAATGGGATGAGCTTGGAGATGGGGTTGAGGAACGGCGGGCTGAACAGCTGAAACTATTTGAGATGCTAGTGAGCGAAGCTCGCCAGCCATTATTGCGGCATGGTCCAGTTCGAGAAGCTCTGCTGGTCCTACTGGATGCCTGCGGCCGCCCTGTGCCCAGTAGCCCAGCACTGGATGAAGGCCTGGTGCTACTCCTCAgccagctctgtgtgtgtgtggcccgGGAGCCTTCATTGCTTGAGTTCTTCCTGCAGCCACCTCCTGAGCCTGGAGCTGCCCCTcgtcttcttctcttttctcgCCTTGTCCCCTTTGTCCATCGAGAGGGCACTCTGGGTCAGCAGGCCCGTGATGCCCTACTCCTGCTCATGGCTCTGTCAGCTGGGAGCCCCACTGTGGGCCGCTACATCGCAGATCACTCTTACTTCTGCCCG GTGCTGGCCACAGGACTGAGTGCCCTGTATTCCTCACTGCCCCGAAAGATTGAGGTTCCAGGAGATGATTGGCATTGCCTGCGACGAGAGGACTGGCTGGGAGTGCCAGCTCTTGCGCTGTTCATGAGCTCCCTAGAGTTCTGCAATGCAGTTATTCAG GTGGCTCACCCCCTGGtgcagaagcagctggtagattataTCCATAATGGGTTCCTGGTGCCTGTCATGGGCCCTGCCCTGCACAAG acCTCTGTGGAGGAGATGATCGCCAGTACCGCCTATCTGGAACTTTTCCTACGGAGTATCTCAGAGCCTGCCTTGCTCCGTACCTTCCTGCGATTCCTGCTGTTACACCGGCATGACACCCACACCATCCTTGACACCCTTGTTGCCCGTATTGGCAGCAACTCCCGG ctctgcATGGTTTCTCTGAGTCTCTTCAGGACCCTACTGAACCTCAGCTGTGAGGATGTCCTACTGCAGCTGGTTCTCAG GTATCTTGTCCCATGTAACCACGTGATGCTGAGCCAGAAGCCAGCTGTGCGTGATGTGGACTTATATGGGCGAGCAGCTGACAAGTTTCTCTCCCTAATCCCACGCTGTTGTCGGCACCGTGCCCCTAGCCCACCCCGTCCAGAGCATGCCTCGTGGGCACGAGGTGGGCCTTGCAGAGAGGCAGGGAGAAGGGAGGACACCACGG GCCCTGGAAGCCCGAGTGTTGATTCCTCTTCTGTTGTGACGGTGCCCCGGCCCTCTACACCATCTCGTCTGGCCTTCTTCTTGCGGCAGCAGAGCCTGGGTGGCTCTGaacccccagccccagctcctcGCTCCCCAGGGCTTGCCGCATCCCCAGCCTCCAGCCCTAGCCGACGGCCCAGCCCTGCAGAGGAGCCTGGTGAGCTGGAAGACAATTACCTGGAGTATCTGCGTGAGGCACGTCGTGGCGTAGACCGCTGTGTCCGAGCCTGCCGTACCTGGTCTGCCCCCTATGATGGCGAGAGGCCCCCTCCTGAGCCCAGTCCTATTGGCTCCCGGACTAAGAAACGCAGCCTACTGCCTGAGGAGGACAGGGACAAtgtgggggaaggggaggaggaagagctGGGGAGTGGGGGACTGGCTGGGGGTGCAGGGGGGGACCCTGgccacctgccccctccccagctcAATGGGGTGCCAGGACCATGGCCAGATGGGGCCAAGAAGGTTCGCCGGGTGCCAGAGGAGGGAGCTGGGGAACTGCTGGAGGGTACCTCCGAGGGCATGGCAGGACTAGAGGGCTTTGGGCAGGAGCTCCAGGAGCTGGAGGTGGCATTGAGCAATGGAGGGGCTGGCACAGAGCCCCCCCTAGAGCCTCCACTACCTCTTGAGGAGGAGGAGGCCTACGAGAACTTCAGCTGCCCCCCTGAGCCCCCTGGCCCCTTCCTCAGCAGCCCTTTGCGGACTCTCAACCAGCTGCCAAGCCAGCCCTTTACTG GCCCCTTCATGGCTGTGCTCTTTGCCAAACTCGAGAACATGCTGCAGAACTCCGTCTATGTCAACTTCCTGCTGACGGGGCTGGTGGCCCAGCTGGCCTGTCACccccagcccttgctccgctCTTTCCTGCTCAACACCAACATGGTCTTCCAGCCCAGTGTCAAGTCCCTGCTGCAG GTGCTGGGCTCTGTGAAGAATAAGATTGAGAGCTTCGCCGCCTCCCAGGAGGacttcccagcactgctttccaaAGCCAAGAAGTACCTCATTGCCCGTGGCAAGCTGGACTGGGCTGAGGGGCCTGCAGCAGGACCTGTCCCCCGCCGCTCTGATCCTCTAG TGAAGAGCCGGAGGCCATCCTTGGGGGAGCTGCTCCTGCGGCACGCACACAGTCCAACCAGGGCCCGCCAGGCGGCACAGTTGGTCCTTCAGCCTGGGCGAGACGGAGCAGGACTTGGCCTAGGTGGGGGCTCCCCTGGGGCTTCAACTCCAGTTCTGCTCCCCCGGGGCGGGGCCCCTGAGCGCCAAGGTGAGGCTCTGCGTGTCAAGAATGCTGTCTACTGTGCAGTCATTTTCCCTGAGTTTCTCAAGGAATTGGCTGCCATCTCCCAGGCCCATGCTGTCACCTCGCCTTTCTTGTTGGATACTTCAGAGGAGGGTTCTGCCCCTTCTGTTTCAGGCTTTGGGCCCCTCAATCCTTAA
- the FHIP1B gene encoding FHF complex subunit HOOK interacting protein 1B isoform X2, which produces MERMNWLSRLASRGPGHRVPPGASLQTPVMADPETCLMVFKNHWSQVVRILERRGPRAAPGGTDDLSAVCNHTYQMLTLLAEDRAVPSAPTAPGPLLEFALREDLLTRVLAWQLQWDELGDGVEERRAEQLKLFEMLVSEARQPLLRHGPVREALLVLLDACGRPVPSSPALDEGLVLLLSQLCVCVAREPSLLEFFLQPPPEPGAAPRLLLFSRLVPFVHREGTLGQQARDALLLLMALSAGSPTVGRYIADHSYFCPVLATGLSALYSSLPRKIEVPGDDWHCLRREDWLGVPALALFMSSLEFCNAVIQVAHPLVQKQLVDYIHNGFLVPVMGPALHKTSVEEMIASTAYLELFLRSISEPALLRTFLRFLLLHRHDTHTILDTLVARIGSNSRLCMVSLSLFRTLLNLSCEDVLLQLVLRYLVPCNHVMLSQKPAVRDVDLYGRAADKFLSLIPRCCRHRAPSPPRPEHASWARGPGSPSVDSSSVVTVPRPSTPSRLAFFLRQQSLGGSEPPAPAPRSPGLAASPASSPSRRPSPAEEPGELEDNYLEYLREARRGVDRCVRACRTWSAPYDGERPPPEPSPIGSRTKKRSLLPEEDRDNVGEGEEEELGSGGLAGGAGGDPGHLPPPQLNGVPGPWPDGAKKVRRVPEEGAGELLEGTSEGMAGLEGFGQELQELEVALSNGGAGTEPPLEPPLPLEEEEAYENFSCPPEPPGPFLSSPLRTLNQLPSQPFTGPFMAVLFAKLENMLQNSVYVNFLLTGLVAQLACHPQPLLRSFLLNTNMVFQPSVKSLLQVLGSVKNKIESFAASQEDFPALLSKAKKYLIARGKLDWAEGPAAGPVPRRSDPLVKSRRPSLGELLLRHAHSPTRARQAAQLVLQPGRDGAGLGLGGGSPGASTPVLLPRGGAPERQGEALRVKNAVYCAVIFPEFLKELAAISQAHAVTSPFLLDTSEEGSAPSVSGFGPLNP; this is translated from the exons ATGGAGAGGATGAATTGGCTGAGCAGACTGGCCTCCCGGGGCCCTGGGCACCGTGTACCTCCGGGGGCCAGTCTGCAGACCCCTGTCATGGCTGACCCTGAAACCTGCCTCATGGTCTTTAAGAATCACTGGTCCCAG GTGGTGCGAATTCTGGAGCGGCGAGGCCCTAGGGCAGCTCCTGGGGGTACAGATGATCTCAGTGCTGTGTGCAACCACACTTATCAGATGCTGACACTGTTGGCAGAGGATCGTGCAGTCCCTTCAGCACCCACAGCCCCTGGGCCCCTGCTGGAGTTTGCTCTGCGTGAGGATCTGCTGACCCGTGTATTGGCATGGCAGCTGCAATGGGATGAGCTTGGAGATGGGGTTGAGGAACGGCGGGCTGAACAGCTGAAACTATTTGAGATGCTAGTGAGCGAAGCTCGCCAGCCATTATTGCGGCATGGTCCAGTTCGAGAAGCTCTGCTGGTCCTACTGGATGCCTGCGGCCGCCCTGTGCCCAGTAGCCCAGCACTGGATGAAGGCCTGGTGCTACTCCTCAgccagctctgtgtgtgtgtggcccgGGAGCCTTCATTGCTTGAGTTCTTCCTGCAGCCACCTCCTGAGCCTGGAGCTGCCCCTcgtcttcttctcttttctcgCCTTGTCCCCTTTGTCCATCGAGAGGGCACTCTGGGTCAGCAGGCCCGTGATGCCCTACTCCTGCTCATGGCTCTGTCAGCTGGGAGCCCCACTGTGGGCCGCTACATCGCAGATCACTCTTACTTCTGCCCG GTGCTGGCCACAGGACTGAGTGCCCTGTATTCCTCACTGCCCCGAAAGATTGAGGTTCCAGGAGATGATTGGCATTGCCTGCGACGAGAGGACTGGCTGGGAGTGCCAGCTCTTGCGCTGTTCATGAGCTCCCTAGAGTTCTGCAATGCAGTTATTCAG GTGGCTCACCCCCTGGtgcagaagcagctggtagattataTCCATAATGGGTTCCTGGTGCCTGTCATGGGCCCTGCCCTGCACAAG acCTCTGTGGAGGAGATGATCGCCAGTACCGCCTATCTGGAACTTTTCCTACGGAGTATCTCAGAGCCTGCCTTGCTCCGTACCTTCCTGCGATTCCTGCTGTTACACCGGCATGACACCCACACCATCCTTGACACCCTTGTTGCCCGTATTGGCAGCAACTCCCGG ctctgcATGGTTTCTCTGAGTCTCTTCAGGACCCTACTGAACCTCAGCTGTGAGGATGTCCTACTGCAGCTGGTTCTCAG GTATCTTGTCCCATGTAACCACGTGATGCTGAGCCAGAAGCCAGCTGTGCGTGATGTGGACTTATATGGGCGAGCAGCTGACAAGTTTCTCTCCCTAATCCCACGCTGTTGTCGGCACCGTGCCCCTAGCCCACCCCGTCCAGAGCATGCCTCGTGGGCACGAG GCCCTGGAAGCCCGAGTGTTGATTCCTCTTCTGTTGTGACGGTGCCCCGGCCCTCTACACCATCTCGTCTGGCCTTCTTCTTGCGGCAGCAGAGCCTGGGTGGCTCTGaacccccagccccagctcctcGCTCCCCAGGGCTTGCCGCATCCCCAGCCTCCAGCCCTAGCCGACGGCCCAGCCCTGCAGAGGAGCCTGGTGAGCTGGAAGACAATTACCTGGAGTATCTGCGTGAGGCACGTCGTGGCGTAGACCGCTGTGTCCGAGCCTGCCGTACCTGGTCTGCCCCCTATGATGGCGAGAGGCCCCCTCCTGAGCCCAGTCCTATTGGCTCCCGGACTAAGAAACGCAGCCTACTGCCTGAGGAGGACAGGGACAAtgtgggggaaggggaggaggaagagctGGGGAGTGGGGGACTGGCTGGGGGTGCAGGGGGGGACCCTGgccacctgccccctccccagctcAATGGGGTGCCAGGACCATGGCCAGATGGGGCCAAGAAGGTTCGCCGGGTGCCAGAGGAGGGAGCTGGGGAACTGCTGGAGGGTACCTCCGAGGGCATGGCAGGACTAGAGGGCTTTGGGCAGGAGCTCCAGGAGCTGGAGGTGGCATTGAGCAATGGAGGGGCTGGCACAGAGCCCCCCCTAGAGCCTCCACTACCTCTTGAGGAGGAGGAGGCCTACGAGAACTTCAGCTGCCCCCCTGAGCCCCCTGGCCCCTTCCTCAGCAGCCCTTTGCGGACTCTCAACCAGCTGCCAAGCCAGCCCTTTACTG GCCCCTTCATGGCTGTGCTCTTTGCCAAACTCGAGAACATGCTGCAGAACTCCGTCTATGTCAACTTCCTGCTGACGGGGCTGGTGGCCCAGCTGGCCTGTCACccccagcccttgctccgctCTTTCCTGCTCAACACCAACATGGTCTTCCAGCCCAGTGTCAAGTCCCTGCTGCAG GTGCTGGGCTCTGTGAAGAATAAGATTGAGAGCTTCGCCGCCTCCCAGGAGGacttcccagcactgctttccaaAGCCAAGAAGTACCTCATTGCCCGTGGCAAGCTGGACTGGGCTGAGGGGCCTGCAGCAGGACCTGTCCCCCGCCGCTCTGATCCTCTAG TGAAGAGCCGGAGGCCATCCTTGGGGGAGCTGCTCCTGCGGCACGCACACAGTCCAACCAGGGCCCGCCAGGCGGCACAGTTGGTCCTTCAGCCTGGGCGAGACGGAGCAGGACTTGGCCTAGGTGGGGGCTCCCCTGGGGCTTCAACTCCAGTTCTGCTCCCCCGGGGCGGGGCCCCTGAGCGCCAAGGTGAGGCTCTGCGTGTCAAGAATGCTGTCTACTGTGCAGTCATTTTCCCTGAGTTTCTCAAGGAATTGGCTGCCATCTCCCAGGCCCATGCTGTCACCTCGCCTTTCTTGTTGGATACTTCAGAGGAGGGTTCTGCCCCTTCTGTTTCAGGCTTTGGGCCCCTCAATCCTTAA